CTTTTGACCATCGCACCTTTTCAAAGACGCCTCAAAGCTTTTGTCGTCGACTCTTTTATGCTTTTGATGCCGATTTTGTACATTGTTTTTTACCTGATTTACGGTTCACGCGAAGGCTTTGCAGCACACATGCTGCAAGGCTGGCTTCTTATTCTGATTCCGTATGGTTTTCTCACGACCCTCTTTCTCAAACGAAACGCTCAAACCCCCGGCTACAAAGCGTATGACCTTGTACTGATCGATCTTAAAACAGGACAACGTGCCACATTAACACAACTCATTGTGCGCTATATTCTACTGCTACTTACCGCTGTGAGTATCCTTGGACTTTTTGTGCCACTCTTGCGCAAAGACAACCTCGCGCTGTATGATATTTTGAGTCAAACTGCCCCTATTCCTAAATGATCTTTTTTAAAATCTCTGGCTTTTTCTTTGCCTACTTTTCTGTTACCAGTGTGTATGTCATCTTTATGCCTAAAATCTTACAAACACTTGATTACAGTGCTCCTCAAATCGGAGCTATCTTTGCACTAGCGCCTTTGATGCGTTTTTTTGTCCCCTTTTTCTTTCTCAAACATTTTGAGCTCACCCAAAAAGTCTTTTATACAGCGCTTTGTGGGGCGCTTCTTGCCATTATGCTGTTCTACCCGACCATTCACCACTTCTACCTCTTTATGCTCCCTAATATGCTTCTAGGTGCGTGTCTTGGCATGATATTACCGTACATTGAAACCTATGCGATGGAGCATTTGCAAAAAGAGCGCTTTGGACGATCGCGCCTGTTTGGCTCGATCGGTTTTATGCTGATTGGCATTATCCTAGCGCGTCACTTGGAACATTACACCAATGGCTTGCATTACCTGCTTTTAGCCATCAGTTTGACCGCTTTTTTTGCGTATTGGCTAACCCAAAACAATGTTCACTTTACAACTGAAAATGCCACGAACGAAGCGCCTTTTAACTTCTTACATGTAAAGTATTTATGGATCAGTCTTTTTCTAATGCAGGTCAGTTTTGGGGGATTTTATAACTTCTTTACCATTTACGAAACGGCGCACGGCATCAGCCTTGAAATGACGAGCTATTTGTGGGCATTTGGTGTTATCTGCGAGATTGTGCTGTTCTATTTTCAATCCCCATTACTCAAGCGTTTTAGCCTTCTATCGCTTATCAAACTGGGTGTTTTAGCAACAGCCCTTCGTTGGTTTTTGCTCTTTTTATTCCCCTCATCGCTGTGGATCTCTTACGCTTCACAATCGTTGCATGCCTTTAGCTTTGCCCTGCATCACACCGCAGCGCTCAGCCTTTTGTACACACTTTATGCGCATAAAAAGCTCGCAGGACAATTTTACTATGGCTTTTCATTTGGGCTTGGAGGTTTTGTGGGAGCCTTGTTAGCAGGCTATTTTTATGGGGAGTATCTTTATTTGTATGCCAGTTTGGTGGCACTGCTCGCTCTTGGAAGCTTGATGCTTTTCAAGGTGAGAGAATAAAATTTTTAATGTAAATCGTCTCGATCTCATACCCAAATGTATTTTCCAACATCTCGATCAACTCTTCTTTAAGGCGATCTTTACCATTTAACGTTTCAAGCCCATTTGCATCCATGGTGCTAAGATACTGCAAAACGGCATTGCGCACATTGTCCATATTGGCTTGAAGCTCTTTTTTGGTCGCATTGTTTTTCAAAACCAACGCAATATCGGCTTTTAAAATCTTATACTTTTGCGCTTTTATGTTGATAAAAATCGTATCAAGGCTCAGCTCTTTTGCATTCTTACTGACATTATTAGCCTGCGTTGAGGGAGTTTTTTCGTACGAAGATTGAGTGCCATCGTCTTTAAGCATATAATTAATCGTAATAAATCCAAGAAGAATCAACAAAAAAATAAAACCTAAAGAGAGTTTGAGTAGTCTTTCATTAAACATTTAACGTTTACTCCATAATTTTTCATTGAGTTTAAATTCAGTCACAATGTTCGTAATCATCGTCAAAAGTTCAAAATACGCTTTGATTGATTCAAATTCTAACAACGATCGTGTTAATATCGGCTCAAAGAGCGGTTTGGTGTAGTGCAGGGCTAAAAATAGTTTTGAATCTACAAATGAGAGGTAAAGGGGCTTGTCGATTTTTTGATGAAAAGCAACAATGCGCTCCATCAAAGCATGCGATAAAATATAGCGGCTCTCGATCTGATCATCGCCATACACCACAAAAAGCTTTTCAAATGCCACATGATCAAGCTTGATAAGCTCACCTCTACTGGGATTTACACCTTGCAACCATGTGCCTAAAATTCCCAAACTGCGCTCAGCCACATCGGGAAGCACGACCACTTTGGCGTGAAAGGTTTTGTTAAAATCTGCCACAAAAAAAAGCCCTGAGAAGATGTCACTCCACTCCTCTTTACCGTTTTTGGTACGCACTTTTTTCTCTACATGTAAATCGCAAAAACGAACCTTCACCCCTTCGATCTCGCCACACACCAAATCTTTGCCCGAAAAACGATCATAGGCTTCGCTAAAAAGCTCACTACGCTCATATTCACGTTCATCAATGGAATCCATTTTCGTGTAGATCAGCGAAGGGTCTAAAAAATGGATCATCTTCTCAATCACCAGATCTTTAAACAACGAGTCATACCCTGCGCGTTCATGGCGATAGATAAACATAAAGATGAGGAA
Above is a genomic segment from Sulfurospirillum halorespirans DSM 13726 containing:
- a CDS encoding RDD family protein, translated to MRWRATKKRGKKEHKSTLPLLTIAPFQRRLKAFVVDSFMLLMPILYIVFYLIYGSREGFAAHMLQGWLLILIPYGFLTTLFLKRNAQTPGYKAYDLVLIDLKTGQRATLTQLIVRYILLLLTAVSILGLFVPLLRKDNLALYDILSQTAPIPK
- a CDS encoding DUF3137 domain-containing protein, which translates into the protein MKPRLASLLDYYYESMYPTLQALEEKRLTILSSLKKAALMLVFLGTVLFFVLSRTNVFTPLHAFLLSAMSGFLIFMFIYRHERAGYDSLFKDLVIEKMIHFLDPSLIYTKMDSIDEREYERSELFSEAYDRFSGKDLVCGEIEGVKVRFCDLHVEKKVRTKNGKEEWSDIFSGLFFVADFNKTFHAKVVVLPDVAERSLGILGTWLQGVNPSRGELIKLDHVAFEKLFVVYGDDQIESRYILSHALMERIVAFHQKIDKPLYLSFVDSKLFLALHYTKPLFEPILTRSLLEFESIKAYFELLTMITNIVTEFKLNEKLWSKR
- a CDS encoding MFS transporter, with protein sequence MIFFKISGFFFAYFSVTSVYVIFMPKILQTLDYSAPQIGAIFALAPLMRFFVPFFFLKHFELTQKVFYTALCGALLAIMLFYPTIHHFYLFMLPNMLLGACLGMILPYIETYAMEHLQKERFGRSRLFGSIGFMLIGIILARHLEHYTNGLHYLLLAISLTAFFAYWLTQNNVHFTTENATNEAPFNFLHVKYLWISLFLMQVSFGGFYNFFTIYETAHGISLEMTSYLWAFGVICEIVLFYFQSPLLKRFSLLSLIKLGVLATALRWFLLFLFPSSLWISYASQSLHAFSFALHHTAALSLLYTLYAHKKLAGQFYYGFSFGLGGFVGALLAGYFYGEYLYLYASLVALLALGSLMLFKVRE
- a CDS encoding flagellar basal body-associated FliL family protein, with the translated sequence MFNERLLKLSLGFIFLLILLGFITINYMLKDDGTQSSYEKTPSTQANNVSKNAKELSLDTIFINIKAQKYKILKADIALVLKNNATKKELQANMDNVRNAVLQYLSTMDANGLETLNGKDRLKEELIEMLENTFGYEIETIYIKNFILSP